The genomic DNA AATGTCTTTTTTTTCGTAAATCTAAAAAAATACTTTACAAAGCTTCATAAAACCTGTTACAATCATTTACATAAATTCATTTTATTATTATGACTCCAGAAGCAGAACGTTTTAATGGTTGGGCAGCAATGTTAGGTTTCGTAGCAGCAGTTGGTGCATACGTCACTACTGGCCAGATAATTCCTGGTTGGTTCTAAATTTAAAACCTCGAAATTTTAAATATACCTATCATATTAGGTATTTTGTAATTCCCACTTAAGGAAAAAATCCTTTTATCCTGAAAAAAGCCTACATTTTAATTGTGGGCTTT from Prochlorococcus marinus XMU1402 includes the following:
- a CDS encoding high light inducible protein, giving the protein MTPEAERFNGWAAMLGFVAAVGAYVTTGQIIPGWF